GATGCCCGCCAGAAAAGCTTGCGGGGCCTGACTGGAGACGGCCATCCCGGAAGATCGCAGCACGTCGCCAATCACCTGGTAGGCGTGCCAGCTCGCGCGAACATCGCTCTGCTCAGCGAATCCCGCCAGCACCCGGTCGAGCTCGGCCTCGCCGATCTCGCCGTCAACCAGTGCCGACAGGCCACACTCGTCGACATCCAGCGCCTGCGGCTGGCTCGGCGCCTCCACAGCCCGTACCGACGATGCGGGCGACTTCGGGACTTCTCTTGCGGCATTCATTGTTGACTTCCTGACTTCTGGAACTGCGGGTCGTGACATCCATGCAATCGGCCAAGGCGCTACCAGCGTTTGCCCGTCTGGCGCTCCAGCATCGGCTTGATGCGATTCGAAATCGCTTCTCGCGCCCGGAAAATCCGCGAGCGCACCGTGCCAATGGGGCAATCAAGCGCCTGGGCAATCTCTTCATAGCTCAGACCCTCGATTTCCCGCAGAGTGATCGCCATGCGCAATTCCTCGGGCAACGCATCCATGGCGGCATTGACCGCCTGCGCGATCTCCTTGCTGGCCAGCACCGCTTCGGGCGTCTCGGTATCGGCCACACTGGAATTTAGTTCGCGTTCCGACGAGGAAGTTTCATCGTCTTCGGCCGATTTCATCTGCGACTGGAAAACCAGCGGGTCGCGCTTGAGCTCCATGAGCTGCTTCTTGGCCGTGTTGACCGCGATCCGGTAAAGCCAGGTGTAGAACTGAGCATCCCCCCGGAACTGGGCCAGGGCACGATACGCCCGGATGAAGGTCTCCTGAGCGATGTCCTGCACCAGATCGGTGTCGCGCACCATGCGACCGATCAGCCGCTCTACCCGGCGCTGGTACTTGATGACCAGCATGTCGAACGCTCGCTGCTCGCCGGCCAAGGTGCGCTGCACAAGCATGACATCGCTGTCGGGCGGCGGCGGAGCGGTGTGGTCTTCGAGAGTCATGCGCGCGGAAATATAACCCAATCGTCTGCAGAGCCCCACCCTGCGACACGCCGCATCACGACTGAGCCGCCATCAGCGCCCGACGAAAATCCCCCCAGCGAGGCGGATCGCTCGCACGCTCCACCCACACCCAGCTGCCGGCTGCATCGGGATTGCGAAGCCGCAGCAGCACACGGTCCTGCAAGTCCAGCGCCAGCTCCAGCCGCCGCAGAGGCGCTCCTTCGCGATAGGCGTCGCTGCGCCAGCGCCAGAGCCCCTTGCATGGAGGCTCCTCGTCCAGGCTGGCCTGCGCGTCCCAATGCAGATGCCCGACTGGTGAGCGCTGCCAGCTGCGCCAGGCGAGTCCCACCCAACCCACCCACAACCCCAGCCCCGTCAGCGCCGTCCACTGGCGACCGCTCATCCCTGACGCAGGTGGCGCCTCGACCCCGTACCACCACGCGACCAATACCAACAGACCCAGAATGCCCAGCAGCACAAGCAACAGGCCATGAAAAAGACAACGCCCCACCGGATAGACCACCGATGGGGCGTTGCGCATGGCTTGGAGAAAGATGTGCCAGAACGGATCAGACGCGGCGGAAAACCAGGGTCCCGTTGGTGCCACCAAATCCGAAGTTGTTCTTCACGGCCACATCAATCTTCATGTCACGCGCCGTATTGGCGCAGTAATCCAGGTCGCACTCGGGATCCTGGTTGAAGATGTTGATGGTCG
This Hydrogenophaga taeniospiralis DNA region includes the following protein-coding sequences:
- the rpoE gene encoding RNA polymerase sigma factor RpoE; this encodes MTLEDHTAPPPPDSDVMLVQRTLAGEQRAFDMLVIKYQRRVERLIGRMVRDTDLVQDIAQETFIRAYRALAQFRGDAQFYTWLYRIAVNTAKKQLMELKRDPLVFQSQMKSAEDDETSSSERELNSSVADTETPEAVLASKEIAQAVNAAMDALPEELRMAITLREIEGLSYEEIAQALDCPIGTVRSRIFRAREAISNRIKPMLERQTGKRW